From Bacteroidales bacterium, one genomic window encodes:
- the rplE gene encoding 50S ribosomal protein L5: MNYVPRLKKQYQEEITPALMKQFEFTNLMQVPRLVKICLNQGMGSAITDKKLLETGIVEMTSITGQKAVTTKSKTDISNFKLRRGMPIGIRVTLRDIKMYEFLDRLVSVSIPRIRDFKGINDKGFDGRGNFTFGVSEQIIFPEIDIDKVAKINGMDITFVTTAKNDKEAYALLKEFGIPFKTQK; the protein is encoded by the coding sequence ATGAACTACGTACCACGTCTGAAAAAACAATACCAGGAAGAAATTACTCCTGCATTGATGAAACAGTTTGAGTTTACCAACCTGATGCAGGTGCCCAGGCTGGTGAAAATCTGCCTGAACCAGGGTATGGGATCAGCAATCACGGACAAAAAATTACTGGAGACCGGAATTGTTGAAATGACATCCATCACGGGTCAGAAAGCCGTCACCACCAAATCAAAAACGGATATATCGAATTTCAAGTTGCGCCGGGGTATGCCCATCGGTATCCGGGTGACCCTGAGGGACATCAAAATGTATGAGTTCCTCGACAGGCTCGTTTCGGTTTCCATTCCCCGCATCCGGGATTTCAAAGGCATCAACGACAAGGGATTCGACGGAAGGGGAAATTTTACTTTCGGTGTTTCGGAACAGATCATCTTTCCGGAGATCGATATCGATAAAGTAGCCAAAATCAATGGAATGGATATCACATTTGTGACAACCGCCAAAAATGACAAGGAAGCCTATGCATTGCTAAAAGAATTTGGAATACCATTTAA